In the Panthera tigris isolate Pti1 chromosome F3, P.tigris_Pti1_mat1.1, whole genome shotgun sequence genome, GATCAAAGAACAGTCTCtggtgctcactttggcagcacatatactaaaatgggaatgacacagagaagattagcatggcccctgtgcaaggataaCACCAAATTCGTGAAGCATtccattgaaagaaagaaagaaagaaagaaagaaagaaagaaagaaagaaagaaagaaagaaagaaagaaagaaagaccctcTGAAAAATTGAAGACTTCACCAATAGAGAACCACAGTTGGAAGTCCATTTAGCAAGAATGAAACTCCAGAGCTCCCTCCATTACATATAAAGGCCACTAGTCCTCAAGATCTCCTTACAGTAATAATGCACCATTCCTGGCTAAAATGGGAGAGGGAGCAAAAAGAAAGGAGTGCTTAGAAAAGCAATCAGGACTTTCCATACTGCCTTTACTTTGAAACACGCACAGACTTATGCTTCCCATAAGAGTAATTCTGGGACCATTACATATAGTTAACTCCacccatcccacccacccccaaaacacaaagGCAGAAAAGGACCTCTTGATACTGCTTCTATAACATCTTACCCAAATCATGCATGACTTGAAATTGTCATTTGAGTAGTAACTTGAGTATCAGGTGTGCCACTAAACAGCAGACCACATCCAGGGCACCAGGAGCAAGTGAGACTTTGGGTTGGGTTTCAGCAAGGTTTAATATTCAGAGAGATATAGTCTGATGAGTAAGGCTGAAAGAGGAGGAGATCCAGGGAGAAAACAATGCTCAGGATCAAGCAGGAGATGATGTCAGGCTCCAGGTAATGGATTCATTGCCAAGGACAAAACAGGAAGAATGCAGGGCCCTGAGGAAAAGTTATGAGGTCTAGGAAGCCTCAGGGCAGGGATTCAGCTGCATCAGGAAAATATAGCactgaggaggaaactgaggcagataCCTGCTCTTATGGATTAAATTGACATGACAGATTAGGAGAAACCTGAATTTGATGGGTGTGTGGTGTCCAGAATTACTGCCGATACACGCCGTTAGGATAATGGTgacatgagtgaagtcacattCCATCCACAGCAGGCCTGGGgctcctaaaatattttctgcccGGAACAGGGTTAGCAAAGGAACTCTGTAGGCTTCAGCTGTACCAGAAGAACAGGAACGGAGGTGATATgggttgaaaaagaaagaagttgatcAAAGTGCTTCCATATGAAAGACTGTAATAAGTACttctaaaatgacaaaatgtgtcattttgtttgttttataatggtcagtttatctcatttaaatttgctactttgtccattttgttgcCTGGACAGAGAGTTAAATGTAAAAGATAtatattctagaaaaatatatgGGGATTTAACTCCTCTTTGATAGGGAAGTCTTTTCTAAGTACAATAGTAAAAACTAAATCTTAAGCCTAAAGATTAGaccttataaaaatgtaaaatttgataTAATTAAAAATGCCACCAGCATAATTAAATGGCTCTATAAGCCAAGTGAAATACTTGCAAAAGTTATAACAGCTAATATTCTTAATACATAAAGAGTTCTTACAAACCAGTCAGGAACACTTCAAAAAAGGGGGGTTAGGaatgaaatgtatttcaaaaaagaataaatactacAGACCAATAAGTGTGTGAAAAAGTGTTCAGCCTCACAACGAACTGAAAAGGTACAAATTATAACCACAAAGGGATACCGATGCTCACTTCTCAAATCGGCAAAGGAAGCGATAAATGATAAACATCGCAGGGagggaatgaaataaaattggaacACCTTCCCAAGAATCAATCTGACAAAGCTTGAGCCGATACAACTTTTAGTAATCTacactagagaaaagaaaaatacaatttatctACAGAAATGTTCATCAAATCattatttataatcataaaaGAGGCAAACACCTGAATATTTGATTACATATTAGCTGTGTAATAAAATACTAACTAGCCATGAATAttgttttttgaagaatttttaaaaacacagggaAATGCTAATGACgtaatactaagtgaaaaagcaaagtataaacatgattttatttatgttgtgCATAACGAACACATGTAGCAAAAAGATCAGAGGGAAGAGACACGTAAACAGttatgggaatgtaaactgagaCACAACAgcatgagtttttatttttcccttcaagtatcagtattttaaaaaatattctacaaGAAATATGTAATACTTGTATAACAAaaaggtggggtttttttaatgttcttaaaacttggtgtgcctgggtggctcagtcggttcagcatccaacttcagcccaggtcatgatctcatggctcgtgagttcaagcctcacgtcaggctgtgtgctgacaactcagagcctggagcctgcttcagattctgtgtctccctctctctctgcccttctcctgctcacactctgtctcttttctctcaaaaataagtaaacgttaaaaaaaatgtttttaatgttcttaaaacTATACTATAATGCCCTAGGTTGCTCTTTGGGAATAATGGTAAcagaaatttttgtttaaaggaaaaacaaaacaaaacttaaaagagcTTAAGTTTTGTGGTTTAACATACCAGAaactatttatttgaaatatcctAAAGGACCATATGTGCTTTCCAGAATGGTAAAGTTTCCAAAATGTTCTAACAAGACCCACCCACTGGAAATACAACTCTCAGATGGCAATGAGTAAGTGTCCACGACCCAAAGAATAATCATTCCTACAAGTCTCTACCATTAAGCAAAATAGACCCCATGATCCCATTCCCAAAATGATAGTTATCTCCCATTTACTGCCAATGATCTGAAGAAATAACTGATTTTAAATGCAGGTACACTCAAAACCCATGCAGATAATTAGATAATATCATtcagaaaagagacaaaagaagaaCATTATGAACAAATTGCAAAACCCTTGCTTGTTCCTTTAGACTTTCATAAATAAGAATCATCTAGATAATCCTGGGATTTGTACTACCACTACTCACAGCtcatatttattgagtccttcaTATAATAAtatgatacatatacacataataaagcattttatattgattacatcaTTCGGTCCTCGAGAAAACCTTAGGAGGTAGATACTACCCttgccctcattttacagacaaggaagctgTGACTCCCAACTGTAAACAACTTGCAGAAAGTCACTAAGCTGTTAGGCGACAGAGCCCAGATTTGAAATAAGGCAGTCTGTCTCCAGAACTTGCGCTGTTAACCCATTTGCTCTATTGCCTCAGTCAGGTCTATGAAACAGATAAAGGTGtaattttgcctttcttttttgtttcctccccactcctcaaGATTCTCAATGAAGAGAGACGAATCCCGAGCTTTCTAATCTATGGATATACATCAGTACGTTCTAGAATCAAAGATTCTGTAGCTATTGCACTCTACCTCctttagagaaaaataagttaatggctcaaaataataaatggctCAATAAGTTAAtgcatttaattcattaaaaataataatggctcaATAAGTTAATGCATTTTCTTTCGTTTTTCCTGCACtgcttttatatataatttctcttccttgtttaGGGTTGCAGCTAGAAGACAATAAAACTAGCAATGGAGCCCTTATATGAAGAATACCTAGCAAATCATGGAACAATTGTAAAACCTTATTACTGGCTAAGCTTCTCTCTAGATTGCTCTAACTGTCCCTACCATATTCGGACAGGAGAAGAAGCAAGGGTTCCCTACACagaattttatcagatttttgGATTCCCTTATGGGCCAGCATATCCTCAAACAAAGCACCTCACGTTTTATGAACTAAAAACTTCCTCTGGAAGCCTGGTGCAAAAGGGCCATGCTAGCAGTTGCACCGGCAATAACACCCATCCAGAATCAATGTTATTTGAGATGAATGGTTATCTCGACTCAGCCATACGCAATAATGACGCCATCAGGCATATCATTCTGTACTCCAGCAACTCCCCTTGTAATGAAGCCGACCACTGCTGCATCAGCAAAATGTACAATTTCTTAATAATGTATCCAGATGTTACTCTTAGCATTTACTTTTCTCAGCTCTATCACACTGAGCCTGAATTTCCTGCCTCGGCCTGGAACCGCGAAGCTCTCCGGAGCCTGGCCAGTTTATGGCCACAGGTCATTCTGAGCCCAATAAGTGGTAGCATTTGGCATTCTCTCCTCAACAACTTTGTCAGTGGTGTCTCAGGATCAACTGTTTTCCAGCCCATTTTAACTGGGAGAGCACAGGCTGACAGGCACAACGCATATGAAATCAACGCCATAACAGGAGTGAGGCCGTATTTCACTGATGTTCTTCCCCAGACAAAAGAGAATCAGATCATAAAAGCTCAGGCAGCTTTAGACAGCTATCTCTTAAACAATGTCTTTCCTGGACAGTCTTTTCAAGTGGCTAATGGACAACCTCAACCCAATCTGACCCCAGACCTCAGGGTTCCTGTCGTTTTTGTGCTGGTGCCTTTCAGAGACCTACCACCGATCCACGTGGGTCAAAACCCACATAAACCCAGGAATGTCGTAAGGCACTTGAATATGCCTCAAATGTCATTCCAGGAAACCAAGGACCTCAGAAGGCCTCCCCTTGGAATGCCAGTGGAGAGAGGGGAAATCATGGAGAACTTAGCAAGTACCAAAGAGGCagatgaaaagaagaagaagaagaaaggaaaaaaataaaatctgtatttctacCACATGAGACCAACTACCAGAGGCCTTATTAGATGGCAAACAAAAATCTGGAGACTTTCTCTCTTAGGTCTGATCCAAGATCGGAGATAAACTGATACTCTAAAAGCAAAACCTGCATTATTTACCAGCTCAACTATTATAAAGCTACACTACTTTTAACATAATCCAAAATGTTTCCATAAGCAACTTGATCTATTTTGAAAGTGATGGTATCAAAATGGAGCCATTAGTACCTTGCTGATATTCTGGTGTGGAAAAGGAAATGTCATCATTCTAGTCTACCCACATCATCTTTCCCCCAAAAAGAAAAGCCCATGGACTAAATAGCTTCCTAAACTGGTTTCGGTATAAAAATTTACTGTAAAATTGGAAAACAGCCTGAAGCTACTGACATTAAGTACTGTCTGCATAAGTAAACCAGTGATTTTCCATTAACTGTTAATCATGGATAGAAGACTTTAGGCagcccttttttgtttttttcctaaaatggttCTAAAGAATTTTGCGTCGGGGGGAAAAGTTCTTTTGCTAATTGATTATATATAGCGacaaaaattgatttttgaaaccTAGTCACCTGCTCAATGTGATATTTCCCAGCTCAGACCTCTTCCTCCAGAGCAGATGACAGAGGCAGGATGATACATGAGAATCAGCAAAGGCTCCTTCCATCATACACCATATAAAATCCATGCTGCCCTTACCGGCTATCAaggctccttctctgccttcagttGCCTTGTCTCATCAGCAAGAATGTAAGTTCTGACAGGTTAAGCACTGTCTCTCTCGGCTCTTTGGTTTTCCCTTAGAATCTAGCCAACTATTCATGCAAAATGTGGGTAGCAAGATTGTGAATCTACATCTCAGTAACATTACCAATCATTGCTTCCCAACATTCCTTATCCATTCCAGTTAAGAGCTTGCTTAACCATCCTGCAATGGACATCTTGTTTTTATTAGTATCCATTCTCCCTTCTTCTGATATAGCTCCCCAATGCAtaattggtttcttttacttCCCTTCTTTCTGAACCTTTCTTTTTCACcggtgtatatctatatataagaTTCTCTTAAAATCTTGTTCAAAACACACTTCCAGGAAGTGCTCCTTGACTAACCATCTGAGCATGTACATTAAAGCATTTTGTGTTTAATTAATTCACATTTtctgcctcactttcctcttAGAAATATGTAAAGATGCATTATGAGAAAAAATGTATATCCATTTGTAAATTGCTActcaattttttcttaatgtatgtaAAAAGTAATGCTAAGCTATAAGATAGTTTTGCCAttaacagggagggggacaaaacataagagactcttaaatatggagaacaaacagagggttactgggggggttgtgggaggggggatgggctaaatgggtaaggggctcctgaaatcattgttgcactatatgctaactaatttggatgtaaattaaaaaaataaaattttaaaaaatgtaaaaaaacagaGATAGTTTTGCCATTAGAAAAAGCTTAAAGGACAcgtagaaggaggaggagaaggaggcaaagaaagaaaaatatttagaatagagATTTCTATTGTgattaaaataaacatgactaaattttttaaaaagaatattctaatgttaatgtgaaaatttttatattataattggaatataataatgtaattattattttaaaaggtactaTTGAAGTTTATTATTAGATCATGAAATCACATGTCTACAATTTGGGatgtagagttaaaaaaaaaaaaagacccaacatGACAAATTCAGCATCTCTATCCACATGGGCAACTGAGGGGTGTGGGCACCAGCTCTGAAGCCTCTTGACAGGCTGGCTGATGAGGCCCTACAGCAGTTGGGAAGGACCTGCCCACCCTATAGGCTtcttaaacacatacatacatacatacatacatacatacatacatacatacataaaagtagtTGCCATGAAATCTACCTACAAAGTGGTCAAAAAGACACAATCAGGCTACAAAGGATTCACTTAAAGGCATAGCCTAAAATCTGTGATGAATTTGTATTTCAAATGCAAACCTGGATTTCAATGGTATATAACAAGGGGAGAAATGTTGCCTGAACTATAGGAAATAAAAGTGCCTTTTGGCAGTTAAATTTTTGTACTAGTTAGAGAAGTCTGGTGCTAGGAAGAATGTTACTGACAGGTCACAAGTCTCGGCCAATATAGTCAAGTCTTAGACACGAGACTGTTAAGAGAGCACAAAGACACATGGCCCTTGGCAAGTAGTCTCTATTTCCCCACTAATAAAACAAGAGATATAGACTAGCTCATATTTAAGGTTCCTTTCAGCCCTATCTGCCCTAAGATGGCTTGTCCTAAAACAACAGTTCCATGGAGTAAGCTTCTACAATCAGTGATTACACTTCTTGCTCACCACACAATGGCTTCTTGATCATGCCAGGCTGGCCCAGGGATTTAGGGAAGAGTAAAAGTTGGAATGTTCCACCTCTCTTCAGCGAACTGGCAATAAGGATAGTGAAGAATTGCCACTTCTGCCACACATA is a window encoding:
- the APOBEC4 gene encoding putative C->U-editing enzyme APOBEC-4, which translates into the protein MEPLYEEYLANHGTIVKPYYWLSFSLDCSNCPYHIRTGEEARVPYTEFYQIFGFPYGPAYPQTKHLTFYELKTSSGSLVQKGHASSCTGNNTHPESMLFEMNGYLDSAIRNNDAIRHIILYSSNSPCNEADHCCISKMYNFLIMYPDVTLSIYFSQLYHTEPEFPASAWNREALRSLASLWPQVILSPISGSIWHSLLNNFVSGVSGSTVFQPILTGRAQADRHNAYEINAITGVRPYFTDVLPQTKENQIIKAQAALDSYLLNNVFPGQSFQVANGQPQPNLTPDLRVPVVFVLVPFRDLPPIHVGQNPHKPRNVVRHLNMPQMSFQETKDLRRPPLGMPVERGEIMENLASTKEADEKKKKKKGKK